A genomic segment from Lignipirellula cremea encodes:
- a CDS encoding MBL fold metallo-hydrolase: protein MTLQLGRWQIDVLEAGRFRLDGGVMYGVVPRQVWEKFTPPDEQNMLPYAIRCILARRDGLTVLVDTGQGEKLSPLDRKSHALEPGDPLIERLAACGVEPEQVDIVLFSHLHWDHVGGASSWAAPRQPQLAFPRARYLVNRWDWEDAISRAPEFAGTYLPQDFTAMEQSGRLELLHGDQEIALGLTTRVTGGHTRGHQAVLFESDGEAALFPGDLVPAASHLRRMWCTAYDLFPLMTRRKKPQLLGEAADKGWWILWEHDPQIAVSRLRRHPRKEFEVFDERASS from the coding sequence ATGACGTTGCAACTGGGTCGCTGGCAAATCGATGTTCTGGAAGCGGGCCGTTTTCGGCTGGACGGCGGCGTCATGTATGGCGTGGTGCCGCGCCAGGTCTGGGAGAAGTTCACCCCGCCCGATGAACAGAACATGCTGCCGTATGCGATCCGCTGCATCCTGGCCCGCCGCGATGGGCTCACCGTGCTGGTCGACACGGGACAAGGCGAAAAGCTCTCCCCCCTGGATCGCAAGTCGCACGCCCTGGAGCCAGGCGATCCGCTGATCGAGCGGCTGGCCGCCTGCGGCGTGGAGCCGGAACAGGTCGATATCGTGCTGTTCAGCCATCTGCACTGGGATCATGTCGGCGGAGCGTCTTCCTGGGCCGCGCCGCGACAGCCGCAGCTTGCCTTTCCGCGGGCTCGTTATCTGGTCAACCGCTGGGACTGGGAAGACGCCATCAGCCGAGCGCCCGAGTTCGCCGGCACCTATCTGCCCCAGGATTTCACGGCGATGGAACAATCGGGCCGACTCGAATTGCTGCACGGCGACCAGGAAATCGCCCTCGGGCTCACCACCCGCGTCACCGGCGGCCATACCCGTGGGCACCAGGCCGTGCTCTTCGAATCCGATGGAGAGGCCGCCCTGTTTCCCGGCGATCTGGTTCCAGCCGCCTCGCACCTGCGGCGCATGTGGTGCACTGCGTACGACCTGTTTCCCCTGATGACCCGCCGGAAAAAGCCGCAACTGCTGGGCGAAGCCGCCGACAAAGGCTGGTGGATACTGTGGGAGCATGACCCGCAGATCGCCGTCAGCCGCCTCCGCCGCCATCCGCGGAAAGAGTTCGAAGTCTTCGACGAACGGGCCAGCAGTTAA
- a CDS encoding efflux RND transporter permease subunit: MLVLVISMAMLVYGSYLATTMPIDVFPDLDRPRVIIITESPGLATEEVETLVTQPIEIALLGASGVTAVRSQTTAGLNVIYIEFDWNTEIRAARQTVQERLSSIASFLPPGINPQMTPPSSIMGQIVVAGIYRQQGPGGGELTPLEKSDLLAELLPSSGDDPPQLTIWKPGDRRRHDTWEKIDYADLLWVEQPRGGAAASDQPGRTARLSIAGKPVEIYFPTEGQRQMSLRTISDWVIRPRILKVTGVAEVFQMGGDRKQYQILVDPTALLEYGVTLQNVEQALQESNINTSGGFAITGETERPVRILGRLGPDSRVVLEDLRKTPVKVNDRRTILLGQVANVTEGPQLKRGDGAINGRPGVVFTVVKQPHVDTRVLTDNVAAAFAESEASLPADILINSELFRLKNFIDRGIFNVGEALVMGAVLVIIILFLFLLNFRTTFITLTAIPLSLVITTLVFRLIGFITGTELSINVMTLGGLAVAMGELVDDAIVDVENIFRRLKENNALEKPKPPLEVVYEASKEIRSAIVFGTAVVILVFLPLFALSGVEGRLFAPLGVAYIVSILASLVVSLTVTPVLSYYLLPQSQATHRDHDGWLLRRLKGATSGLIRLSMAAPLLLLLATWIGVALAAWQFAQLGQNFLPQFDEGSVQVNVTLPPGSSLDASNRTSAIIDARFREQQKTDQRPDGEILYFVRRTGRAEMDEHASPVNVGEYILSMNPDSTRHREEVIGELLEDLKEEVPGVDIEVEQPLAHLISHMVSGVYAQIAIKIHGDDLDTLQQLAEKVRATIQSVPGLTTPVVEPIRQAEELHIRLRPDDLAFHGLTRGYVARILQTALQGEVVSQVLEGQRRFDLMIRLEESYRTDYANLGKLRIDLPNDRGQIELQELADVGEGTGPNAVNRENAQRRIVIRCNTQDRDLASAVAEIQQRVQNQVAMPEGYFVEYGGQFESQQRATRLILILAGVAVVGMFVVLMILFPSVRIVLQILNALPTAFIGGVMALVLTQQDLTVASLVGFISLGGIAVRNGILLVTHYIHLMGEEGEEFSQAMILRGSLERLAPVLMTALTAGMGLAPLVWGGQEPGREILYPVATVILGGLVTSTFCEFLIHPGLFWRFSGQDAAHVAQMHQQEASAPDRFI, encoded by the coding sequence ATGCTGGTCCTGGTGATCAGCATGGCGATGCTCGTTTATGGAAGTTACCTGGCGACGACCATGCCGATCGATGTCTTTCCCGACCTCGATCGGCCGCGGGTGATTATCATCACCGAGTCGCCGGGCCTGGCGACCGAAGAAGTCGAAACGCTCGTCACCCAGCCGATCGAAATCGCCCTGCTGGGAGCCAGCGGCGTCACGGCCGTACGCAGCCAGACGACGGCTGGGCTGAATGTGATTTACATCGAGTTCGACTGGAATACCGAGATCCGCGCGGCCCGACAAACGGTGCAGGAGCGGCTGTCTTCGATCGCGTCGTTCCTGCCGCCGGGGATTAACCCGCAGATGACGCCGCCGTCGTCGATCATGGGGCAGATCGTGGTCGCCGGCATCTATCGCCAGCAAGGACCGGGCGGGGGCGAGCTCACGCCGCTTGAGAAATCCGACCTGCTGGCCGAACTGCTCCCGTCGTCCGGCGACGACCCGCCGCAACTGACCATCTGGAAGCCGGGCGATCGACGACGTCACGACACCTGGGAGAAGATCGACTACGCCGATCTGCTCTGGGTGGAGCAGCCACGGGGCGGCGCGGCGGCTTCCGATCAACCGGGCCGCACGGCGCGGCTGAGCATTGCCGGCAAACCGGTGGAGATTTACTTTCCTACTGAGGGCCAGCGGCAGATGTCCCTGCGGACGATCTCCGACTGGGTAATCCGGCCGCGGATCCTCAAGGTGACCGGCGTGGCCGAAGTCTTTCAAATGGGCGGCGACCGGAAGCAGTACCAGATCCTCGTCGATCCGACCGCCTTGCTGGAGTACGGCGTGACCCTGCAGAACGTCGAACAGGCGTTGCAGGAAAGCAATATCAACACCAGCGGCGGCTTCGCCATCACGGGCGAGACCGAACGACCCGTGCGCATCCTCGGCCGGCTGGGGCCCGACTCCCGCGTGGTGCTGGAAGATCTGCGAAAAACGCCGGTGAAAGTGAACGACCGCCGCACGATCCTGCTTGGCCAGGTGGCGAACGTGACGGAAGGCCCGCAGCTGAAACGGGGGGACGGCGCCATCAACGGCCGGCCCGGCGTGGTGTTTACGGTCGTCAAACAGCCGCATGTTGATACGCGCGTGCTGACCGACAACGTGGCCGCCGCCTTTGCGGAATCGGAAGCCTCACTGCCGGCCGACATCCTCATTAACTCGGAGCTGTTTCGCCTGAAGAACTTTATTGATCGCGGCATCTTCAACGTGGGGGAAGCGCTCGTTATGGGGGCGGTGCTGGTGATCATTATTCTGTTTCTGTTCCTGCTGAACTTTCGCACCACCTTCATCACGCTGACCGCCATTCCGTTGTCGCTGGTGATTACCACGCTCGTCTTCCGGCTGATTGGATTCATCACCGGTACGGAGCTGTCGATCAACGTGATGACGCTGGGCGGCCTGGCCGTCGCGATGGGGGAACTGGTCGACGATGCGATTGTCGACGTCGAGAATATCTTCCGGCGATTGAAGGAGAACAACGCCCTGGAGAAGCCAAAACCGCCGCTCGAAGTCGTGTATGAAGCGAGCAAGGAGATCCGCAGCGCGATCGTGTTCGGCACGGCCGTGGTGATCCTGGTGTTCTTGCCGCTGTTCGCCCTGTCGGGTGTGGAAGGCCGCCTGTTCGCCCCGCTGGGAGTGGCGTACATCGTGTCGATTCTGGCTTCGCTGGTGGTGTCGCTGACGGTTACGCCGGTTCTGTCTTACTACCTGTTGCCCCAGTCGCAGGCGACCCATCGCGATCATGACGGCTGGCTGCTTCGCCGCTTGAAAGGGGCGACAAGCGGCCTGATTCGGCTCAGCATGGCGGCGCCGTTGCTGCTGTTGCTGGCGACCTGGATCGGCGTGGCGTTGGCTGCGTGGCAGTTCGCCCAACTGGGGCAGAACTTCCTGCCGCAATTTGATGAAGGCAGCGTACAGGTGAACGTCACGCTGCCGCCCGGCTCTTCGCTGGATGCGTCGAACCGCACCTCGGCCATCATCGACGCCCGCTTCCGCGAGCAGCAGAAAACCGACCAGCGTCCTGACGGCGAGATCCTGTACTTTGTCCGCCGCACCGGCCGGGCCGAGATGGATGAGCACGCCTCGCCCGTCAACGTGGGCGAGTACATTCTCAGCATGAATCCCGACTCGACACGCCATCGGGAAGAGGTCATCGGCGAACTGCTGGAAGACCTGAAAGAAGAAGTCCCCGGCGTCGATATCGAAGTCGAACAACCGCTCGCGCATCTCATCAGCCACATGGTCTCCGGCGTGTACGCGCAGATCGCCATCAAGATCCACGGCGACGATCTCGACACGCTGCAGCAACTGGCCGAGAAGGTCAGGGCGACCATCCAGTCCGTGCCGGGCCTGACCACGCCCGTCGTCGAACCGATCCGCCAGGCGGAAGAACTGCATATCCGTTTGCGGCCCGACGACCTGGCTTTCCATGGACTGACCCGCGGCTATGTGGCCCGCATCCTGCAGACCGCGTTACAGGGGGAAGTCGTGTCGCAGGTGCTGGAAGGGCAGCGAAGGTTCGATCTGATGATTCGCCTGGAGGAAAGCTATCGCACCGACTACGCCAACCTGGGGAAGTTGCGGATCGACCTGCCGAACGACCGTGGCCAGATCGAGCTGCAGGAGTTGGCCGATGTTGGCGAAGGAACCGGGCCGAACGCTGTCAACCGCGAAAACGCCCAGCGCCGGATCGTCATCCGCTGCAACACGCAGGACCGCGACCTGGCCAGCGCAGTCGCCGAAATTCAACAGCGCGTGCAGAACCAGGTGGCAATGCCTGAGGGGTACTTCGTCGAATACGGCGGTCAGTTTGAAAGCCAGCAGCGCGCGACGCGGCTGATTCTGATCCTGGCTGGAGTCGCGGTCGTCGGCATGTTTGTGGTGCTGATGATCCTGTTCCCTTCGGTGCGGATCGTGCTCCAGATTCTTAACGCCTTGCCGACGGCCTTTATCGGCGGCGTGATGGCGCTGGTCCTTACGCAGCAGGATCTGACGGTGGCCAGCCTGGTCGGCTTCATTTCGCTGGGCGGCATCGCCGTGCGGAACGGCATTTTGCTCGTCACCCATTACATTCACCTGATGGGGGAAGAGGGAGAAGAATTCTCCCAGGCGATGATTCTGCGCGGCAGCCTGGAACGCCTGGCGCCCGTCCTGATGACTGCTTTGACGGCCGGCATGGGGCTGGCTCCGCTGGTCTGGGGCGGGCAGGAACCGGGGCGCGAGATTCTGTACCCGGTCGCCACGGTGATTCTGGGCGGGCTGGTCACTTCGACCTTTTGCGAGTTCCTGATTCACCCTGGCCTGTTCTGGCGATTCAGCGGCCAGGACGCGGCCCATGTGGCGCAGATGCATCAGCAGGAAGCCAGCGCGCCGGACCGTTTTATCTAG
- a CDS encoding efflux RND transporter periplasmic adaptor subunit yields MRRDLAFRYLRGVGLLVVLIAVGVTALATREQWLPWLQTETPTAASNEPPAPVTEPKVLKLSPQARKNLDLVSKPVTTQDYWRTIQIPGVIVDRPGLSDRGVTSPAVGVVTQVHAFAGDTVEPGQALFTLRLFSEYLQSTQSELFKATRETQLIKEERDRIDGLAKNGTIAGSRLIELDQRIRRQDGLIQAYRQDLLTRGLAPEQIEQITAGKFVSTIEVVAPPAIDATAEERPIQPVGFLEDPGDDRRVYEVQELKVELGQQVQAGQLLSVLSNHRLLYIEGHAFKQEAPQLEQAAQHGWPIEVDFAEDDRLSWPPLQQEFHIRHLSNTIDPASRTFDFFLPLTNQSRTYQQGEQMFVVWRLRPGQRVRLHVPVEQMKNVVVLPAAAVVREGPEAYVFRQNGDLFNRIPVHVLHEDRTHVVLASDGQAAPGFYLAQGSAASLNRVLKAQAASGVRADVHVHADGTVHAAH; encoded by the coding sequence ATGCGTCGAGATCTGGCCTTCCGCTATCTACGCGGCGTGGGATTGCTGGTCGTTCTGATCGCCGTGGGCGTTACGGCCTTGGCGACCCGGGAGCAGTGGCTGCCGTGGCTGCAGACGGAAACCCCCACGGCCGCCAGCAACGAACCGCCGGCTCCGGTGACCGAACCCAAGGTGCTGAAGCTCAGCCCCCAGGCAAGGAAGAACCTGGATCTGGTGTCAAAACCTGTCACAACCCAGGACTACTGGCGGACGATCCAGATCCCAGGCGTGATCGTGGATCGTCCCGGCCTGTCCGACCGCGGCGTGACTTCGCCGGCGGTCGGCGTGGTGACGCAGGTGCATGCGTTTGCCGGCGACACGGTCGAGCCGGGGCAGGCCCTGTTTACGCTGCGGCTGTTCAGCGAGTACCTGCAGAGCACGCAATCCGAGCTGTTCAAGGCGACGCGGGAAACCCAGCTGATCAAGGAAGAACGGGATCGCATCGACGGCCTGGCCAAAAACGGCACGATCGCCGGCAGCCGGCTGATCGAACTCGACCAGCGGATTCGCCGCCAGGACGGCCTCATCCAGGCGTACCGCCAGGACCTGCTCACCCGCGGCCTGGCGCCGGAACAGATCGAGCAGATCACCGCAGGCAAGTTCGTCTCCACCATCGAGGTCGTCGCCCCGCCGGCGATCGACGCGACGGCCGAGGAACGACCGATCCAGCCCGTCGGCTTTCTCGAGGACCCGGGCGACGACCGTCGTGTGTACGAGGTGCAGGAACTCAAAGTCGAACTGGGCCAGCAGGTCCAGGCAGGGCAGTTGCTGTCCGTGCTGTCGAACCATCGGCTGCTGTATATCGAAGGGCACGCCTTCAAGCAGGAAGCGCCGCAGCTGGAACAGGCGGCGCAGCACGGCTGGCCGATCGAGGTCGACTTCGCCGAGGACGATCGCCTCAGCTGGCCGCCGCTGCAGCAGGAGTTCCACATCCGCCACCTGTCCAACACGATCGACCCCGCCAGCCGCACCTTTGATTTCTTCCTGCCGCTGACGAACCAGTCGCGCACCTACCAGCAGGGCGAGCAGATGTTTGTCGTCTGGCGCCTTCGTCCCGGGCAACGGGTGCGGCTGCATGTGCCGGTGGAGCAGATGAAGAACGTCGTGGTGCTGCCGGCGGCCGCCGTCGTGCGGGAAGGGCCCGAGGCGTATGTCTTTCGCCAGAACGGCGACTTGTTCAATCGCATCCCCGTCCATGTGCTGCACGAAGACCGCACGCACGTGGTGCTTGCCAGCGACGGCCAGGCGGCGCCCGGGTTCTATCTGGCGCAAGGATCGGCCGCCTCGCTGAACCGCGTGCTCAAAGCGCAAGCGGCCAGCGGGGTGCGGGCCGATGTCCATGTGCACGCCGACGGCACGGTTCACGCCGCTCATTAA
- a CDS encoding enoyl-CoA hydratase/isomerase family protein — protein MDYCSAARIDLCELAPQGILEEDSLAAVTRVVEAALANPLVHTLCLTGSEETFLHGADRRQFARWTAADDLQALMEFTQRANALLTRIARSPKRTVAWIEGIAAGAGLELALSCKEIIAGPRARFRLPETALGIYPGMGGTQRLPRRLGKGLAKMMIYTGAIVPADAAWPIGLVDRRVDAGTTLEQLLGQPVRQEKAPARAEKWQLLEPFFNTYTIEQLLDERFPAPGDGVLQRARCDLLRMPASALLAAERAIDGGFRLPLEDGLALEMAGLPDIFRTPEARQRLAAE, from the coding sequence GTGGATTATTGTTCCGCGGCCCGAATTGATCTGTGCGAACTGGCTCCTCAGGGAATCCTTGAGGAGGATTCCCTGGCTGCGGTCACCCGCGTGGTCGAGGCGGCCCTGGCGAATCCGCTTGTGCATACCCTTTGTCTGACCGGTTCGGAGGAGACGTTTCTTCACGGAGCCGATCGCCGACAGTTTGCACGCTGGACGGCGGCCGACGATCTGCAGGCGTTGATGGAATTCACCCAGCGGGCCAATGCGCTCCTCACCCGGATTGCGCGCAGCCCGAAAAGGACGGTCGCCTGGATTGAAGGGATCGCCGCCGGGGCCGGTTTGGAGCTGGCTCTGTCCTGTAAAGAGATCATCGCTGGACCGCGGGCCCGGTTTCGCCTGCCCGAGACGGCATTGGGAATTTATCCCGGCATGGGCGGGACTCAGCGATTGCCGCGTCGTCTGGGGAAAGGGCTGGCCAAAATGATGATCTACACGGGGGCAATCGTGCCGGCCGACGCCGCCTGGCCAATTGGCCTGGTCGATCGGCGGGTCGATGCGGGCACGACGCTGGAGCAGCTTTTGGGTCAGCCTGTCCGCCAGGAAAAGGCTCCTGCCAGAGCGGAAAAATGGCAGCTGCTGGAACCGTTCTTTAATACGTATACCATCGAGCAGCTGCTGGACGAGCGTTTTCCGGCGCCAGGCGATGGAGTGCTGCAGCGGGCCCGTTGCGATCTGCTGCGGATGCCGGCTTCCGCCCTGCTGGCGGCCGAACGAGCGATTGACGGCGGCTTTCGTTTGCCGCTGGAGGACGGCCTGGCGTTAGAAATGGCTGGTCTGCCGGACATCTTTCGCACGCCCGAGGCACGGCAGCGGCTGGCGGCCGAGTAG
- a CDS encoding FG-GAP repeat domain-containing protein, translating into MNIPWLPAWRVGLASLLAILCLPGLASAQLEPLAYHHPGLTVDLGVGLWAWPLPMDFDGDGDLDLVVNCPDKPSNGVYFFENASGDTARNPLPVFEPGRRISRGLQNVQVSYVEGRPVVLTPGKIYPNFLQSGLEAPQDLPLKVNVHPRKTRANMWRLVDYDGDGRQDLIIGVGDWTDYGWDNAYDAKGNWQNGPLRGLVYLARNRGDNAQPRYDDPVLLHCGDKRLEVYGWPSPSFGDFDGDGDLDLLCGEFLDGFTYFENRGDREHPAYATGQRLQAADKQPLTMDLQMITPTAFDWDRDGDLDLIVGDEDGRVAFVEHTGKLSPEGVPVFLTPRYFQQEAEHLKFGALSTPCAVDWDGDGDLDLLSGNTAGYIGFFENLSGPGVEQPRWNAPQRLQAGGQTIRIQAGENGSIQGPAEAKWGYTTLTAGDWDGDGLPDLLVNSILGKVVWYRNLGPREAPRLAAAAPIEVEWNGPQPTLAYGWLRPHGKELLTQWRTTPVAIDLDAKADAKADGLLDLVMLDHEGFLTLFPRAEQAGQSVLLPPRRIFYNAQGQPLQLNSQQAGKSGRRKICLTDWDGDGAIDLLVNSESAAFWRQTRQAEGKWFFEDKGPLSERKISGHTTSPTVVDFNGDAIPDLLVGAEDGRFYYLRNPRR; encoded by the coding sequence ATGAACATCCCCTGGTTACCCGCATGGCGAGTCGGGCTGGCGAGCCTGCTGGCGATTCTCTGCCTGCCGGGACTGGCCTCCGCGCAGCTGGAGCCGCTGGCGTATCATCACCCGGGACTGACGGTCGATCTGGGCGTGGGGCTCTGGGCCTGGCCGTTGCCGATGGACTTCGATGGCGACGGCGACTTGGATCTGGTGGTCAACTGCCCCGACAAGCCTTCCAACGGCGTTTACTTTTTTGAGAACGCGTCGGGCGATACAGCCCGGAATCCGCTGCCCGTTTTCGAGCCAGGCCGCCGCATCAGCCGCGGTCTGCAGAACGTGCAGGTCAGCTATGTCGAAGGGCGACCGGTCGTCCTGACTCCCGGGAAGATCTATCCGAACTTCCTGCAGTCGGGGCTGGAGGCTCCGCAAGACCTGCCGCTCAAGGTGAACGTCCATCCCCGCAAGACGCGGGCCAACATGTGGCGCCTGGTCGACTACGACGGCGACGGCCGGCAGGATCTGATCATCGGCGTCGGCGACTGGACCGACTACGGCTGGGACAATGCGTACGATGCGAAAGGGAACTGGCAAAACGGCCCCTTGCGCGGCCTGGTTTATCTGGCCCGGAACCGGGGCGACAACGCGCAGCCCCGTTACGACGATCCGGTGTTGTTGCACTGCGGCGACAAGCGGCTGGAGGTGTACGGCTGGCCGTCTCCCAGCTTTGGCGATTTCGACGGCGACGGCGATCTGGACCTGCTGTGCGGCGAGTTCCTCGACGGCTTCACCTACTTTGAGAACCGCGGCGACCGGGAGCATCCCGCCTATGCAACCGGCCAGCGATTGCAAGCCGCCGACAAGCAGCCGCTGACGATGGACCTGCAGATGATCACGCCGACCGCCTTTGACTGGGATCGGGACGGCGACCTGGATCTGATCGTCGGCGACGAGGACGGCCGCGTGGCGTTCGTTGAGCATACCGGCAAGCTCTCGCCCGAAGGCGTCCCCGTGTTTCTCACCCCGCGGTACTTCCAGCAGGAGGCGGAGCACCTGAAGTTTGGCGCCCTGTCGACGCCTTGCGCGGTCGACTGGGACGGCGACGGCGACCTGGATCTGCTCAGCGGGAACACGGCCGGCTACATCGGCTTCTTCGAAAACCTGTCCGGCCCCGGCGTCGAGCAGCCCCGCTGGAACGCCCCCCAGCGACTCCAGGCCGGCGGCCAGACGATCCGCATCCAGGCCGGCGAGAACGGCAGCATCCAGGGACCGGCCGAAGCGAAGTGGGGCTACACCACCCTGACCGCCGGCGACTGGGACGGCGATGGTCTGCCCGACCTGCTGGTGAACTCGATCCTGGGCAAGGTCGTCTGGTATCGCAACCTGGGCCCCCGCGAGGCGCCGCGACTGGCGGCCGCCGCGCCGATCGAAGTGGAATGGAACGGCCCGCAACCGACGCTCGCGTACGGCTGGCTCCGACCACACGGGAAGGAGCTACTCACCCAGTGGCGAACCACGCCGGTCGCCATCGATCTCGACGCCAAAGCCGACGCCAAAGCCGACGGGCTGCTTGACCTGGTGATGCTCGACCACGAAGGCTTCCTCACGCTCTTCCCGCGGGCCGAACAAGCGGGACAGAGCGTACTGCTTCCGCCCCGGCGGATCTTCTACAATGCCCAGGGCCAGCCGCTGCAGCTCAATTCCCAGCAGGCCGGCAAAAGCGGACGCCGCAAGATCTGCCTGACCGACTGGGACGGCGACGGCGCGATCGACCTGCTTGTCAACAGCGAGAGCGCCGCCTTCTGGCGACAAACCCGGCAGGCCGAGGGAAAGTGGTTCTTCGAGGACAAAGGCCCCCTGAGCGAGCGGAAAATCTCCGGGCACACCACCAGCCCGACCGTCGTCGATTTCAACGGGGACGCCATTCCCGATCTACTCGTCGGCGCCGAAGACGGCCGCTTCTACTATCTCCGCAATCCCCGCAGGTAG
- a CDS encoding efflux RND transporter permease subunit — MSRILSDAFFTTHRRALLLLALCLAPVFWYCAERALETNLNDPMEWLPSHFDETRRLMEFGALFGSDSFFVISWPGATLDDPRIPALAKELEQVRFDGKPLFGMLTSGGEIVDTLQQPPLELSREQAIERLEGILIGRETGVTGVIGTLQQFTPAAQHFGYDAVQQAIAQTPGLDPASVKLAGTAFDGVFIDLASQHGLYAIMITCYVISFVLLLVSFRNLSIAGAVMAVSILNQYMTMALVWLAGSHMDSILLVAPSLVYVLSISTGVHLVNYYRDALHHYPAAEAPTWAVRQGLTPCTVAAATTALGLISLTASYLAPIERFGVFASVGVLISTGLSLLFLPAFLAGIAPGKWCVADDETVSDAAAEKRLQQRLRKWNALAKGIALATPLVLLLLLAVGAAGLGGLYRLQASARIHDMFSPQAKVIQDYAWLEQAIGPLVPVEVVLQFPRQSAPPEELLRRLRLVRSAQAAVGSLEHVDATLSALNFSPDLPPEPTGRLSMRDLVRQRVLQKKLVASEVDFVDLRMLHAGDDWESWRISGRVSSGKTIDMKQVLRQVREAMQPVAADMAVAWPDAQVLYSGSMPILQRTQEQLLEDLMVSFMIAFVFIAIAIAVMLMVHAAPEFQAAPGLLSQLLIAVRCLFAALAAMIPNVLPFAVVFGAMGWLGVKIEIGTVMTATVAMGVAVDDTLHFVTWFRRSVLAGSSRLSAIAFGYRHCGAAMIQTSVICGVGLLGFTLSEFGPMQRFAWLMFSMLLTALLADLVVLPALLYSPLGRLFTPPGVPRRD, encoded by the coding sequence TTGAGCCGAATACTCAGCGACGCATTTTTCACCACCCATCGACGGGCTCTGTTGCTGCTGGCTCTTTGTCTGGCGCCCGTGTTCTGGTACTGCGCGGAACGAGCGCTGGAAACGAACCTGAACGACCCAATGGAATGGCTGCCGAGCCATTTCGACGAGACGCGCCGCCTGATGGAGTTTGGCGCGCTCTTTGGCAGCGACAGCTTTTTTGTGATCAGCTGGCCGGGCGCCACGCTCGACGACCCGCGGATTCCGGCGCTGGCGAAAGAGCTGGAGCAGGTGCGTTTTGACGGGAAGCCGCTGTTTGGCATGTTGACCAGCGGCGGCGAAATTGTCGACACCCTGCAGCAGCCGCCTTTGGAATTGTCCCGCGAGCAGGCGATCGAGCGGCTGGAAGGAATCCTGATCGGCCGGGAAACGGGGGTGACGGGCGTGATTGGCACGCTGCAGCAGTTCACTCCCGCCGCGCAGCATTTTGGTTACGACGCAGTGCAGCAGGCGATCGCCCAGACGCCGGGGCTGGATCCGGCCAGCGTCAAACTGGCGGGCACGGCGTTTGATGGGGTGTTTATCGACCTCGCCAGCCAGCACGGTTTGTACGCGATCATGATCACCTGTTATGTGATTTCGTTCGTCCTGCTGCTGGTCAGTTTTCGCAATCTGTCGATCGCCGGGGCGGTGATGGCGGTATCGATTTTGAATCAATATATGACGATGGCTTTGGTCTGGCTGGCCGGCAGCCATATGGACAGTATCCTGCTGGTGGCGCCGTCGCTGGTTTATGTACTGAGCATTTCCACCGGCGTGCATCTGGTGAATTACTACCGCGATGCGCTGCACCATTACCCGGCCGCCGAGGCTCCCACCTGGGCCGTAAGGCAGGGACTAACTCCGTGCACCGTGGCGGCGGCGACGACGGCTTTGGGGCTGATCTCGTTGACGGCCAGTTACCTGGCTCCGATCGAGCGGTTTGGCGTGTTCGCTTCGGTCGGCGTGCTGATCTCGACCGGTTTGAGCCTGCTGTTTCTGCCGGCCTTTCTGGCCGGGATTGCACCTGGCAAATGGTGCGTGGCCGACGACGAAACGGTCAGCGACGCCGCCGCCGAGAAACGCCTGCAGCAGCGGTTGCGCAAGTGGAACGCGCTGGCGAAGGGGATCGCCCTGGCGACTCCGCTAGTCCTGCTGTTGCTGCTGGCCGTGGGTGCGGCAGGTCTGGGAGGGCTGTATCGGCTGCAGGCTTCGGCCCGCATTCATGATATGTTTTCGCCGCAAGCAAAGGTGATCCAGGACTACGCCTGGCTGGAGCAGGCGATCGGGCCGCTGGTGCCTGTCGAGGTCGTGCTGCAGTTTCCCCGCCAGTCGGCGCCGCCGGAAGAGCTGCTGCGGCGGCTGCGTCTGGTGCGGAGCGCGCAAGCCGCGGTCGGTTCGCTGGAGCATGTCGACGCCACGCTTTCGGCTTTGAATTTCTCCCCCGATCTGCCGCCGGAGCCGACGGGCCGGCTGAGCATGCGGGACCTGGTGCGCCAGCGCGTGCTGCAGAAAAAGCTGGTCGCCAGCGAAGTCGATTTTGTCGACCTGCGCATGCTGCACGCTGGCGACGACTGGGAGTCCTGGCGGATCAGCGGGCGCGTCTCCTCCGGGAAGACGATCGATATGAAACAGGTGCTGCGCCAGGTCCGCGAGGCGATGCAGCCGGTCGCCGCCGACATGGCGGTTGCCTGGCCCGACGCCCAGGTGCTGTACTCGGGCAGCATGCCCATTCTGCAGCGGACGCAGGAGCAGTTGCTGGAAGACCTGATGGTCAGCTTTATGATTGCGTTCGTGTTTATCGCCATCGCCATTGCCGTGATGCTGATGGTGCACGCCGCACCGGAGTTCCAGGCGGCGCCTGGCTTGCTGTCGCAGCTGCTGATTGCCGTACGCTGCCTGTTTGCCGCCCTGGCGGCGATGATCCCGAATGTGCTGCCGTTTGCCGTGGTGTTTGGCGCCATGGGCTGGCTGGGTGTGAAGATTGAGATCGGCACCGTGATGACGGCGACCGTCGCCATGGGAGTCGCGGTCGACGATACGCTGCACTTTGTCACCTGGTTCCGGCGGTCGGTGCTGGCCGGTTCTTCGCGGCTGTCGGCGATTGCCTTTGGTTACCGGCATTGCGGGGCCGCCATGATTCAAACCAGCGTGATCTGCGGCGTGGGTCTGCTGGGCTTTACGCTCAGCGAGTTCGGCCCGATGCAGCGGTTTGCCTGGCTCATGTTCAGTATGCTGTTGACCGCGTTGCTGGCGGATCTGGTTGTCTTGCCGGCGCTGCTCTACAGTCCGCTGGGCCGATTGTTCACCCCGCCTGGCGTGCCGCGGCGGGACTAG